The DNA region AGGAAAGTACCATTTTCAGTTATTAAAAATATAAAAATTAAGACGCATGTACTATCCTATCATAACAAAAGAACCGAAAAAATTACAATATCTGCAATCTAAAAAGCTGTACAAAACCATAAGAAAAACGAGAGATCAATTCTCTCGTTTTTCTTTGTCTCAAAGCCATTTTATTTTTGGTTCGGTTTTATTTTTTATTCGTGTGATATTCGCACGATGTCGGTAAATCACAAACGACGCTAATAGTGTAACAGCAATTAGTAAGGGGATGTCCCAATCGATAATTGCATAAATTACAGCGCAAACACCTGCAAGCATAGAGGATAATGAGACATATTTTGTTATGTATAAAGTTAAGAAAAAGACCACAAAGATGGTTAAAAACATCAATGGTGCAGCAAACAATAAAACACCGCCAGACGTGGCAACGGCTTTTCCTCCGCGAAACCCGGCAAAAATTGGATAAGTGTGACCGATAACAGCGGAAACTCCTGCAAGTAAAGGATTCATGTCCTCTAGGCCGAAAAGAACAGGTAATGAAGCTGCTAGTGTACCTTTTAAGATATCAGCAAGGGTTACAGCTATACCCGCTTTTACTCCTAATGTCCGGAAGGTGTTTGTTCCCCCTAAATTTCCACTACCGTGCTCACGAATATCTGTCTTATAAAAAACTTTACCGATGATTAAACCGGAAGGGATGGAACCAACTAAATAGGCTAGTACCAAAACAAGAATAATTTGAACCATATACGATTTCTCCTTCAATAAATGATGCAGTTTATCTATTTTACCATGGAATGGCCAAAAAACACCATTCAAGGTATTAATATTCTCAATATCAAAAATGCCTTCTCAAATTGATGATGATACCTTACCATAGAGGGGAGGGGGAAAGAGAAAATGACACAAATAGAATATCAACAGAAGAAAAATAGAACAACCATTTGGATATTTTCAGGATTGACGATTGCTTTTTTACTAGTTATATCTTCCATTCTCATCTATCTATACCCATTCGCTTCAAAAGAAAAGAAAACATATTTCCATGGTACGAATCCAATTCTTTTCGAAGGCACCCAGCATGGGAATGCACGAATCGAGGGAGACAGTCTTTTTATTCCGCTTACTTTTTTGCAAAAAAATATAGATAATACGATCCTTTATGATGATAAATCCGAATCGGTCATCATTACAACTGCACAGAAAGTGATTCAAATGCCTACGGACTCCTTAACCTTTTTCGTTAATGAAAAGCCCGTTGAATTGCAGGTTTCTCCTATCATTTCCGAAGAAGGAGAAACCTATGTTGCACTAGATCCGCTGCTGCCCTATTTTCCAATCGAATATAGAATATTAGACGATCAAGCAATATGGATACAAAAAGAT from Neobacillus sp. FSL H8-0543 includes:
- the plsY gene encoding glycerol-3-phosphate 1-O-acyltransferase PlsY; amino-acid sequence: MVQIILVLVLAYLVGSIPSGLIIGKVFYKTDIREHGSGNLGGTNTFRTLGVKAGIAVTLADILKGTLAASLPVLFGLEDMNPLLAGVSAVIGHTYPIFAGFRGGKAVATSGGVLLFAAPLMFLTIFVVFFLTLYITKYVSLSSMLAGVCAVIYAIIDWDIPLLIAVTLLASFVIYRHRANITRIKNKTEPKIKWL